A window from Camelus dromedarius isolate mCamDro1 chromosome 9, mCamDro1.pat, whole genome shotgun sequence encodes these proteins:
- the NAPA gene encoding alpha-soluble NSF attachment protein has translation MDNSGKEAEAMALLAEAERKVKNSQSFFSGLFGGSSKIEEACEIYARAANMFKMAKNWSAAGNAFCQAAQLHLQLQSKHDAATCFVDAGNAFKKADPQEAINCLMRAIEIYTDMGRFTIAAKHHISIAEIYETELVDIEKAIAHYEQSADYYKGEESNSSANKCLLKVAGYAAQLEQYQKAIDIYEQVGTNAMDSPLLKYSAKDYFFKAALCHFCIDMLNAKLAVQKYEELFPAFSDSRECKLMKKLLEAHEEQNVDSYTEAVKEYDSISRLDQWLTTMLLRIKKTIQGDEEDLR, from the exons ATGGACAACTCCGGGAAGGAAGCGGAGGCGATGGCGCTGCTGGCCGAGGCGGAGCGCAAAGTGAAGAACTCACAGTCCTTCTTCTCGGGCCTCTTTGG aGGCTCATCCAAAATAGAAGAAGCATGCGAAATCTACGCCCGAGCAGCAAACATGTTCAAAATGGCCAAAAACTGGAGTG CTGCCGGAAACGCGTTCTGCCAGGCTGCCCAGCTGCACCTGCAGCTCCAGAGCAAGCACGATGCGGCCACCTGCTTCGTGGACGCAGGCAACGCGTTCAAGAAAGCCGACCCCCAAG AGGCCATTAACTGTTTGATGAGAGCAATTGAGATCTACACAGACATG GGCCGATTCACGATCGCAGCCAAGCACCACATCTCCATAGCCGAGATCTATGAGACGGAGCTGGTAGACATCGAGAAG GCCATCGCCCACTACGAGCAGTCTGCAGACTACTACAAAGGCGAGGAATCCAACAG CTCGGCCAACAAGTGTCTGCTGAAGGTGGCTGGTTACGCCGCGCAGCTGGAGCAGTACCAGAAGGCCATTGACATCTACGAACAG GTGGGGACCAATGCCATGGACAGCCCCCTCCTCAAGTACAGCGCCAAGGACTACTTCTTCAAGGCGGCCCTCTGCCACTTCTGCATTGACATGCTCAATGCCAAG CTCGCTGTCCAGAAGTACGAGGAGCTGTTCCCCGCGTTCTCCGATTCCCGGGAGTGCAAGCTGATGAAA AAATTGTTAGAAGCCCATGAGGAGCAGAACGTGGACAGCTACACCGAGGCG GTGAAGGAGTATGACTCCATCTCCCGGCTGGACCAGTGGCTCACCACCATGCTGCTTCGCATCAAGAAGACGATCCAGGGCGACGAGGAGGACCTGCGCTAA